From Candidatus Neomarinimicrobiota bacterium, the proteins below share one genomic window:
- a CDS encoding DPP IV N-terminal domain-containing protein has protein sequence MSVKRLMILAFMIIWSLPLQAQFGKNKVQYDTFDWKYIQSNHFDIYYHNDNYKIAEFAAREAEQAYTSIRNLLNWPLQKRYSMILYNSHKAFQQTNTYSGDITEGVGGFTELFKNRIVLPFEGSYRDFRHVIHHEMVHAVMNDMYFGGSIQSIISGAVTLDIPLWLAEGTAEYESLRWDTQADMFMRDFAFSGQLPPMWALNGYYAYKGGQSIIRFIHDTYGMEKLTDFYGSLKATHSVPRSIKRIFNMSEEDFTAEWHKYIQKNYWPDIDFAEDILNISVRLTDHNELGNYQNIAPSLSPDGSKIAFLSDRNGYADIFTMRAEDGKDVEKIVSGQRKAGLEELKWLSPGISWSPDSKKIVFAAKSGPSDALVVVDVESKKQTFYPIEELNGIYSTDWHPRENIIVFAGNNGRQSDIYTYHLDTKTLTNLTRDHTSTENPKWAPDGKSILYIAEKRRSLPLRSFRHPYQNDVWRITYPEGIKKAVTQTDWDEDYAISAPDGKTVIYTSDENGIFNVWIKPEDGEPYAVTNILGGIFHLDISRDGGTIVLTAFQNGGWDIYRINEPLSLPLRDLNITEFRKHHYTIETTEPLAYQSDMDQSASGEKAMPATVSDIEKPERQGEYSKFVFIPRHRQDAFTEGDSVALDSTRILTETGEYKTHEYKTRFSLDLVDSQVGYSTFYGIQGQTVFLFSDMMGDHQIGIGTELYIDLKNSDYSMSYAYLKNRLNFAATYYNDSNHYYTYYLTDYGYAIRFTRYRNYGLIAGVSYPFDRYRRLEYTQTLSTISREVMDMYESHEDFDHSFRSAVSTLAYVKDNVLWSYTAPMDGTRWRAQFDFSPNISTGTPAFNTLSLDFRKYWKFNFDYHIGFRVTSGYSWGRNPQTFLIGGVENWLNYRYNTNAPLFGTSSENFSDDMTLYYFSRFITPVRGTPYFARYGDKFTVVNTELRFPFLEYAKFRFPLPMNLWQIRGVLFMDAGTARYDDLTLIQDPDLWPFNNTFQDLIASTGTGIRIYLGYFLLRIDMAWEYDGNGFSKPRYLFSLGGDF, from the coding sequence ATGTCTGTTAAACGTCTGATGATTCTTGCCTTTATGATTATCTGGTCCCTGCCCCTCCAGGCCCAGTTCGGAAAAAACAAGGTCCAGTATGATACCTTCGATTGGAAATATATTCAAAGTAATCACTTCGACATTTATTATCATAATGACAATTACAAAATTGCCGAATTTGCTGCCCGGGAGGCTGAACAGGCCTATACCAGTATTCGCAATCTGCTGAACTGGCCTCTGCAAAAACGGTACTCCATGATTCTTTATAACAGCCATAAAGCGTTTCAGCAAACCAATACCTATTCAGGTGATATTACCGAGGGGGTCGGTGGCTTTACAGAGCTCTTTAAAAACCGCATTGTATTGCCCTTTGAAGGAAGCTATCGGGATTTCCGGCATGTAATCCATCATGAAATGGTCCATGCCGTGATGAATGACATGTATTTCGGAGGATCGATTCAATCAATTATTTCCGGCGCCGTAACCCTGGATATCCCTCTGTGGCTGGCCGAAGGGACGGCTGAATATGAATCCCTTCGATGGGATACGCAGGCGGATATGTTCATGCGCGATTTTGCCTTTAGCGGTCAGTTACCCCCCATGTGGGCCCTGAATGGATATTATGCCTATAAGGGCGGCCAGTCTATTATTCGCTTTATTCATGATACATATGGAATGGAAAAACTAACAGATTTCTACGGCTCCCTCAAAGCTACCCACAGTGTCCCACGAAGCATCAAGCGGATTTTTAATATGTCCGAAGAGGATTTTACGGCTGAATGGCATAAGTATATACAAAAAAATTATTGGCCGGATATCGATTTTGCCGAGGATATTCTGAATATCAGTGTCCGCCTGACAGATCATAATGAGCTTGGAAATTACCAGAATATCGCTCCGTCCCTGAGTCCGGATGGATCCAAAATTGCCTTTCTCAGTGACCGGAACGGTTACGCGGATATTTTTACCATGCGGGCTGAGGACGGGAAAGATGTTGAAAAAATTGTCTCCGGCCAGCGAAAGGCAGGTCTTGAGGAACTTAAATGGCTTTCCCCGGGGATTAGCTGGTCACCTGATTCAAAAAAAATTGTCTTTGCCGCAAAAAGCGGTCCTTCTGATGCCCTGGTTGTGGTGGATGTGGAATCCAAAAAACAAACCTTTTATCCCATTGAAGAACTGAACGGGATTTATTCTACCGATTGGCACCCCCGTGAAAATATCATAGTCTTTGCTGGAAACAATGGCCGGCAAAGTGATATTTACACCTATCATCTGGATACCAAAACCCTTACAAATCTCACCCGGGATCACACCAGTACCGAAAATCCCAAGTGGGCGCCGGATGGAAAATCCATTCTTTATATTGCTGAAAAGCGCCGCAGTTTACCACTCCGTTCTTTTCGCCATCCCTATCAGAACGATGTTTGGCGTATCACCTATCCCGAAGGAATTAAGAAAGCAGTGACCCAAACTGACTGGGATGAAGATTATGCCATTTCCGCACCCGATGGGAAAACGGTGATTTATACATCCGATGAAAATGGGATTTTTAATGTGTGGATTAAACCTGAAGATGGTGAACCGTATGCTGTGACGAATATTTTAGGGGGGATATTCCACCTGGATATCTCACGAGACGGCGGCACCATCGTTTTAACGGCTTTTCAAAATGGTGGTTGGGATATCTACCGGATAAATGAACCTCTTTCCTTGCCCTTACGAGACCTGAACATAACAGAATTTAGAAAACATCATTATACGATTGAAACCACTGAGCCTCTGGCGTATCAATCCGACATGGATCAATCAGCATCCGGTGAAAAAGCCATGCCGGCAACGGTAAGCGACATCGAAAAACCGGAAAGACAAGGAGAATACAGCAAATTTGTCTTTATCCCCCGTCACAGGCAGGATGCCTTTACTGAAGGGGATTCTGTTGCCCTGGATTCAACACGTATCTTGACCGAAACAGGTGAATATAAAACTCATGAATACAAAACTCGCTTCTCCCTGGATCTTGTGGATAGCCAGGTGGGGTATTCCACGTTTTATGGAATTCAGGGACAAACTGTATTCCTTTTCAGTGATATGATGGGTGACCACCAGATCGGTATCGGGACCGAATTATATATCGATTTGAAAAACAGCGACTATTCCATGAGTTATGCATATCTTAAAAACCGGCTTAATTTTGCCGCGACATACTACAATGATTCTAACCACTATTATACTTATTATCTGACAGACTATGGATATGCCATCCGTTTCACTCGGTACCGCAATTATGGATTGATAGCGGGGGTATCATATCCCTTCGATCGTTACAGACGTCTTGAATATACACAAACACTGTCAACCATCAGCCGTGAAGTGATGGATATGTATGAGTCCCACGAGGATTTTGATCACTCCTTCCGAAGCGCTGTTTCCACACTTGCCTATGTGAAAGATAACGTCCTGTGGTCTTATACAGCCCCCATGGATGGGACCCGCTGGCGGGCACAGTTTGATTTTTCGCCCAATATCAGTACGGGAACACCGGCTTTTAACACACTCTCACTGGATTTCAGGAAATACTGGAAATTCAATTTTGATTATCACATCGGTTTCCGTGTGACCAGTGGATACTCATGGGGAAGGAACCCCCAGACATTTCTTATCGGAGGTGTGGAAAATTGGCTCAACTACCGCTACAATACCAACGCCCCCCTTTTCGGTACTTCGTCGGAGAATTTCAGTGACGATATGACTCTTTATTACTTTTCCCGGTTCATCACCCCAGTCCGGGGGACACCTTATTTTGCCAGGTATGGGGATAAATTCACGGTAGTCAATACTGAACTTCGTTTCCCATTTCTGGAATATGCAAAATTTCGCTTCCCCCTTCCCATGAATCTGTGGCAAATACGGGGTGTACTTTTTATGGATGCAGGTACTGCCAGGTATGACGATTTAACCCTTATTCAGGATCCGGACCTGTGGCCTTTTAACAATACATTTCAGGACCTCATTGCATCAACAGGAACGGGCATTCGTATTTACCTTGGCTATTTCCTGCTGCGTATCGATATGGCCTGGGAATATGACGGCAACGGTTTTTCAAAACCCCGCTATCTCTTTTCTTTAGGAGGGGATTTTTAA
- a CDS encoding HU family DNA-binding protein, protein MSLSKADLVSKIAADAGITKDQAGKALNSFLGAVEDALKAGDKLTLVGFGTFYVAERSARTGVNPATGEKIQIAASKAPKFKAGKALKEAVK, encoded by the coding sequence ATGAGTTTAAGTAAAGCTGATCTCGTGAGCAAAATTGCTGCTGATGCCGGTATCACCAAAGACCAGGCAGGAAAAGCCCTGAACAGTTTTCTCGGAGCCGTTGAAGATGCATTGAAAGCCGGTGACAAACTGACACTGGTAGGTTTTGGAACTTTTTATGTAGCTGAACGCAGTGCACGGACCGGTGTCAATCCCGCAACCGGTGAAAAGATTCAAATTGCTGCTTCCAAAGCACCGAAATTCAAAGCCGGAAAAGCCCTGAAAGAAGCTGTCAAATAA
- a CDS encoding LptF/LptG family permease gives MRIPKLYVYIFREHQGPFFAAILVLAFLFISNLLMTSLDKLLGKNLGFVAIEYILLNLAWILAMAVPMAVLISTLMAYGRLGEDNEITAMRASGISFASIIRPSLLFAFIVMLGLLYFNNYILPDANHRARLLKRAIYQKHPDLNINAGYFLYDIPDYTLFIRKKEGNTLKDLLIYHTSPEGQHITVWAHTGNLSTQGTRVILDLQDGEIHEYPADKDEEYRILHFEKHRITIPVDEMSLQRKESDHRGDREMDIAEMMTMVRDYRERQEDIRNRIKSEMARWDADTTVFDIKSFELHLKNRITAIEKDSIASNPQKARTYQQQIRTLKARLKRLDTDMRILQAYKMQENKYLVEVHKKVSMPVACIIFVLVGAPLGIIARRGSMGVAVGVSVVFFLVYWASLMGGERLADRAIISPWVAMWSSNIVFGLLGIFLVWYAIREQVTLKIFRKSIENESSES, from the coding sequence ATGAGAATTCCGAAACTCTATGTCTATATTTTTAGAGAACATCAGGGACCTTTTTTTGCTGCGATTCTGGTCTTGGCTTTCCTATTCATCTCGAATTTGCTCATGACAAGTCTGGATAAGTTGCTGGGAAAGAACCTGGGTTTTGTGGCCATAGAATATATTTTGTTGAACCTCGCCTGGATCCTGGCCATGGCGGTCCCTATGGCCGTTCTCATTTCTACACTAATGGCTTACGGCCGTCTGGGAGAAGATAACGAAATTACAGCCATGCGGGCTTCGGGTATCAGCTTCGCGTCCATTATCCGGCCGTCTCTTCTATTCGCTTTTATTGTGATGTTGGGACTTTTGTATTTCAATAATTATATCCTGCCGGATGCAAATCACCGGGCACGGCTTTTAAAACGAGCGATTTATCAGAAACATCCCGACCTGAATATCAATGCGGGATACTTCCTGTATGATATTCCCGATTACACACTTTTTATCCGGAAAAAGGAAGGCAATACTCTAAAAGACCTGCTTATTTACCATACTTCTCCTGAAGGACAGCATATTACCGTCTGGGCTCACACCGGAAATTTGTCTACTCAGGGAACCCGGGTGATTCTGGATTTGCAGGATGGTGAAATTCATGAGTACCCCGCTGATAAAGATGAAGAATACCGGATTCTCCATTTCGAAAAACACCGCATTACCATTCCTGTGGATGAAATGTCTCTTCAAAGAAAAGAATCGGATCACCGGGGAGACCGGGAGATGGATATCGCAGAGATGATGACTATGGTCCGGGATTATCGGGAACGGCAGGAGGACATCCGAAACAGAATTAAATCAGAGATGGCCCGCTGGGACGCAGACACTACAGTCTTTGATATTAAAAGTTTTGAGCTTCACCTTAAAAACCGGATAACCGCTATCGAGAAAGATTCTATCGCAAGTAATCCCCAAAAAGCCAGGACTTATCAGCAGCAGATCAGAACCCTGAAAGCCCGGCTGAAACGCCTGGATACGGATATGAGAATCCTCCAGGCTTATAAAATGCAAGAAAATAAATATTTGGTAGAGGTGCACAAAAAAGTATCCATGCCGGTCGCCTGTATCATTTTTGTCTTGGTGGGAGCTCCACTGGGAATCATCGCCCGCCGGGGAAGTATGGGAGTCGCGGTTGGCGTGAGTGTGGTCTTTTTCCTGGTGTATTGGGCATCTCTTATGGGTGGAGAACGTCTGGCTGACCGGGCTATTATCTCTCCCTGGGTGGCTATGTGGTCCTCCAATATTGTCTTCGGACTCTTGGGAATTTTCCTGGTGTGGTACGCCATCCGGGAACAAGTCACCCTGAAAATATTCAGAAAATCCATTGAAAACGAGAGCAGTGAATCATGA
- a CDS encoding gamma carbonic anhydrase family protein — protein MIIIHHGVKPVIHPKTILLPETTLIGDIKIGEYSSVWFRSVLRGDIHYIRIGKNSNLQDGVLVHTGTGEYPALVGDDVTIGHGAIIHGTDIRDRVLIGMGAMLLNGSVVEEGSIVAAGAVVREHFTVPARTLVAGVPAKVIRDVTDKEYEKILNSAHHYRELAKSYLLTNQETD, from the coding sequence ATGATAATTATTCATCACGGCGTAAAGCCTGTCATTCATCCCAAAACAATCCTGTTACCGGAAACCACCTTGATCGGTGATATAAAAATCGGTGAATATTCCTCTGTATGGTTTCGCTCGGTCCTCCGGGGAGATATTCATTATATTCGCATCGGAAAAAATTCAAACCTTCAGGATGGTGTTCTGGTCCACACCGGGACAGGTGAATACCCCGCACTGGTAGGTGATGATGTGACCATTGGCCACGGTGCCATTATCCATGGGACAGACATCCGGGACAGAGTTCTGATCGGCATGGGTGCCATGTTGTTAAACGGATCTGTTGTGGAAGAAGGATCCATTGTGGCAGCAGGGGCTGTTGTCCGGGAACATTTTACCGTCCCTGCGAGGACCCTTGTTGCCGGTGTGCCGGCAAAAGTGATCCGGGATGTGACGGATAAGGAATATGAAAAAATTCTGAATTCGGCACATCATTACCGCGAACTGGCAAAATCATATCTTTTAACGAATCAGGAGACAGACTGA
- a CDS encoding pyrimidine-nucleoside phosphorylase, whose product MLPYTLIEKKQAGKTLTRKEWEFFISGYLSEDIPAYQMSAMLMAIYFRGLEDEEVSNLIDIVIQSGKRIHFKHKDVFYADKHSTGGVGDKISLILAPLAAASGRVRVPMISGRALGHSGGTLDKLESIPGLRTNLTLKEFQEQTDRIGCALIGQTNDICPADRELYALRDVTATVRSIPLICISILSKKIAEGIQGLVLDVKSGNGAFMQTKKDAETLASKLKHFGEAGGLKVTPVITDMNQPLGQAVGNWLEVRESLDVLHGGGPQDVRDLSIRLTEEMILLAEPKADRKVIHAELASLLDNGKAFDKFLEIVKAQDGDISVLEDPESYPEPDYVAEVTADEAGTVQSIDTYGLGLDAIDLGAGRRKNTDTIDPKAGMLVHVNIGDNISPGDPVITLFSDNEKALKNKVKEIGERVKLN is encoded by the coding sequence ATGTTACCCTATACTTTGATTGAAAAAAAACAGGCCGGCAAAACACTCACCCGCAAAGAGTGGGAGTTTTTTATATCCGGTTATTTATCTGAAGACATCCCTGCATACCAGATGTCCGCAATGTTGATGGCCATCTATTTTCGCGGATTGGAAGATGAGGAAGTATCAAACCTGATTGATATCGTGATTCAAAGCGGGAAAAGAATACATTTCAAACACAAAGATGTCTTTTATGCTGATAAACACAGTACCGGCGGTGTTGGAGATAAAATTTCACTGATTCTTGCGCCCCTGGCGGCAGCCTCCGGCAGGGTAAGGGTCCCTATGATTTCCGGAAGAGCACTGGGACACTCAGGTGGTACGTTGGATAAACTGGAAAGTATTCCCGGCTTACGGACCAATTTGACATTGAAAGAATTTCAGGAGCAGACAGATAGAATCGGATGTGCCCTCATCGGACAAACAAACGATATTTGTCCGGCGGACAGGGAATTGTACGCTCTCCGGGATGTAACGGCGACCGTTCGTTCTATTCCACTTATTTGCATTTCAATCCTGAGTAAAAAAATCGCCGAAGGGATTCAGGGACTTGTTTTGGATGTAAAATCAGGGAATGGTGCCTTTATGCAAACGAAAAAAGACGCAGAAACTCTGGCATCAAAATTGAAACACTTTGGAGAGGCAGGTGGATTGAAAGTCACACCTGTTATCACAGACATGAATCAACCTCTGGGACAAGCAGTAGGAAATTGGCTGGAAGTCCGGGAATCCCTGGATGTCCTCCATGGCGGTGGCCCCCAGGATGTTCGGGATCTCTCCATTCGCCTGACAGAAGAGATGATCCTTCTTGCTGAGCCCAAAGCCGACCGGAAAGTAATCCATGCCGAGCTGGCATCTCTCCTGGATAATGGGAAAGCCTTTGATAAGTTTTTGGAAATTGTCAAAGCACAGGACGGGGATATTTCCGTCCTCGAAGATCCCGAATCTTATCCCGAGCCGGACTATGTGGCAGAAGTCACTGCCGATGAGGCCGGAACGGTTCAATCCATTGATACCTATGGGTTAGGGCTGGATGCCATTGATTTGGGTGCCGGCAGACGAAAAAATACTGACACCATCGATCCCAAAGCCGGGATGCTGGTTCATGTCAATATTGGCGATAACATTTCTCCCGGAGATCCCGTTATAACTCTCTTTTCCGACAATGAAAAAGCATTGAAGAACAAAGTGAAGGAGATTGGGGAGAGGGTTAAGTTAAATTGA